TCTACCAAGCTCGACGTGTTCCTTCGTATTAAAGGAGTTCGGTTTTGATTTCAATTAATACCGCAAAACGACTTGTTAAGAGGGCCTTGCTTGCCAACATTACTACAAATAAAAGTGACCTTGCCATCACGCCGCTTATTTCGGGTAAGCACGGCATTGGCAAATCCGCCATAGTAAAAAGCATTGCAAAAGAGTTAGGCGGCGTGTGTCTCACCATAGAGGGCGGCACACTTAAAGAAGGAGAGATAACGGGGCTTCCCTATCAATATGACACTGGCGATGGTCACGTTGCCTTCCGTTTCCTTCCTTATTATGTTGTCGAGCGCATCCAAGAGACCGAAAAAAGGCTCTTCGAACGGGTGCATCCGATGATCTCCTCGAACGACTCGAACACCTTGCTCGACGAAGCTCTTGCTGGTGACGTAAATCGATATGCCATGAACGACATTTCGTCCGAGGAAAAGATACGTCTTTTAACTTCAGGGGAAATCGTTCCCGTCATCGTCTTCATCGACGAAATCAACCGTACGGAAAATACCGTCTATAAAGAGCTGATGAACATTCTGCTTACGAGGACGGTTAACGGTTATCGCTTCCCCTGGTGGGTGTTTTTTGTAGGCGCCATGAATCCAAGCACGCAGAACAGTATTTACGCAACTAATGAAATGGATCCTGCACAGCTCGACCGTTTTCTCAAGCTTAAGGTGACAAGCAGCACTGGTGAATGGCTCCGTTATGGCAAACAGGAAGGCGTTTCCCCGTCTATTCTTCGTTTTATCAAAGAGCATCCTAAATGTTTGTCAGAAACATCTGCCGAACTTGAGGATGAAGAAAAACCAACCCCATCACCTCGCGGCTGGGACATGGTCGACACCATCCTCTCAAGCGAGCCCTTGCTCAGAGCCTTCTTTACAGATGCGGAGAACGCAGAGAGGACTGTTGCAAAGGATATGAAGACGCTTGTCGCATCGAAGCTCGGCCCAACCGTTGCCACCATGTACTTCGCAAGCCTTGTAGAAGAGGTTCCTGCTCTAACTGCGGAACAGATTCTTGGGCTCGATAAAAGACAGCTCGAAATTGCATCTACAGTTAAGGGGATGTCCGTAGCGAAGCGTGTTCAATCCTGCGATTCCGTCCTAACGTATCTCACAGATAATATTGAGTTTCTTATGCTCAACAAAGCGGGTTTTGAGAAGATCAAGTTACGGCTTTCCGCCTTCGTCGCATCACTTGACCCTTCAACAAAGCTGCTCTTTGCTCAAAAAATCGCTGCAACAACCACCTCTGATGGAAATAACCTAATTGAGTTCATCTTTGATATCTTTGAGCGGGATCTCATCGAAATGCTCGACCTCTCTGATGAGATAAGAGCGCAGATCGAGGCTAGTTAATATGGTGAACAGCGAAGGGATTGTCGATCTTCACCGTGAAATAAGCGAAGCCGTTCTAAAGTATGAAAAGAGCGCCGATCCGGCGCTTCTGAGTCACATTAACGATGGATTCAGTCGTTTTGCCCAGCTCGTCACGTTGTTCCTTGTTTCGGAACGGGATACCTACTACGGCTATTTCTTCATGGCTATGACATTTAGGCCAAATCCTAACATGGACGCCATTGCAGGTATTCTCCTCGACGCCTACCCGCCCATCTTTGAAGCGAATCCTCTTCGCCTATTCAAGCTTTCGCTCAAAGAGATACTGTATGTCTTCTGCCATGAAGTGGACCATGTTGTTTTTAACCATCCGGCAGAAATGGTTCGCTCTAACCCGGAAAAACAACCCGACCTATTTAAACTTTTCAACTACGCTGCCGACGCTTCTGTAAACGATCAGCTTAATTATGAGGCGGCTTGTGGAAAGAAGTTCCTTGCACCCCCCAAGGGAATCATCACGTCTCAGTTCATTTCTGCGCGATTCAACATCGCTCAAGTGGCTCCGCGTCAAGATTACCTCTACTACTTCAATCTCATCAAAGATGTGGCTCTTCCGGAGGAGATGGGGAATAGCAAGGAGCCTGGGTTTGAAGGCGGGCCTCTCGCTGGCGGCTCCTCGGTCGAATCGGGGGGCGACGAAGGGGCTGAATTTGAAGAAGGGCTGCTTATAGGCAACCATAGTTGGGAATCTTCGACCGGGGAGGACGAGGAGATAACCGGTACGCTTGACGAGATGCTTGAATCTGCCACTAAAGCATTTCTGAATAACGTAAACGAGCTCATGGGAGCCGAAGCGCGAGGCATGATGCCCGCCTACTATATAGAGCGACTTGAGCAAATTAATGCGCCGGCCAAGCTTAACTGGAAGCAACTTCTTAAAAAATATGTCGGCACCATCTCTGCAGAGAAGATTAAGACGAAAACGCGACTCAATCGCCGACAGCCGCTTCGTTTTGATTTATCCGGTACAAGGGAGAGCAAGACGCTTAAAATCGCCATCGCGATAGATACTTCCGCCTCGATGGATAGTGAACAACTTCGCCAGATCTTTGCTGAAGTTTTCGCCATCGTTGCTCAACGAAGATGTGAAATTACCGTTATCGAGTGCGACGCAGAAGTTCGAAATGTATACCGCATCACATCGCCCGATGATGCAAACTTAGAGGTATCAGGAAGGGGCGGCACCTGCTTCTCTCCAGTAATTCACTACATCAATGACCGTCGCTATTATAGAGATGCCTTACTTATTTACTTTACGGATGGGTATGGCGAGAAGAGTATTCCCCGACCGCGTACCTATCGCAATCTTTGGGTCATTTCTGGCGTAACGGTTCACTTATCTGTGGAACAGCCCTATGGTCTCGTACTCCCCTTGGAGGACGCATGACGATAGCTGACTCGCGAAACTATACCGAAAGAAAGCTGTACGCACGTGCGGCAAAAGATTGGTGCCACGTTCGCGCTGCGACCAACGACGCCGTCGAGTATGACGGATCTCAAGATCAAGGGGATAATCTGATTCGCTGCGCAGTTCATCCCTTGGGATGGCTGGATATTCAGATTGGCTTTGATAGTGTGCTTGCCAGCTGTGGAGAAGCATCTTCTACCATTGTAAGCTACAGCCTAGAACGCTTTGATCAGCTTACGTTTCAA
The genomic region above belongs to Mailhella massiliensis and contains:
- a CDS encoding AAA family ATPase → MISINTAKRLVKRALLANITTNKSDLAITPLISGKHGIGKSAIVKSIAKELGGVCLTIEGGTLKEGEITGLPYQYDTGDGHVAFRFLPYYVVERIQETEKRLFERVHPMISSNDSNTLLDEALAGDVNRYAMNDISSEEKIRLLTSGEIVPVIVFIDEINRTENTVYKELMNILLTRTVNGYRFPWWVFFVGAMNPSTQNSIYATNEMDPAQLDRFLKLKVTSSTGEWLRYGKQEGVSPSILRFIKEHPKCLSETSAELEDEEKPTPSPRGWDMVDTILSSEPLLRAFFTDAENAERTVAKDMKTLVASKLGPTVATMYFASLVEEVPALTAEQILGLDKRQLEIASTVKGMSVAKRVQSCDSVLTYLTDNIEFLMLNKAGFEKIKLRLSAFVASLDPSTKLLFAQKIAATTTSDGNNLIEFIFDIFERDLIEMLDLSDEIRAQIEAS
- a CDS encoding VWA-like domain-containing protein → MVNSEGIVDLHREISEAVLKYEKSADPALLSHINDGFSRFAQLVTLFLVSERDTYYGYFFMAMTFRPNPNMDAIAGILLDAYPPIFEANPLRLFKLSLKEILYVFCHEVDHVVFNHPAEMVRSNPEKQPDLFKLFNYAADASVNDQLNYEAACGKKFLAPPKGIITSQFISARFNIAQVAPRQDYLYYFNLIKDVALPEEMGNSKEPGFEGGPLAGGSSVESGGDEGAEFEEGLLIGNHSWESSTGEDEEITGTLDEMLESATKAFLNNVNELMGAEARGMMPAYYIERLEQINAPAKLNWKQLLKKYVGTISAEKIKTKTRLNRRQPLRFDLSGTRESKTLKIAIAIDTSASMDSEQLRQIFAEVFAIVAQRRCEITVIECDAEVRNVYRITSPDDANLEVSGRGGTCFSPVIHYINDRRYYRDALLIYFTDGYGEKSIPRPRTYRNLWVISGVTVHLSVEQPYGLVLPLEDA